From a region of the Penaeus vannamei isolate JL-2024 chromosome 2, ASM4276789v1, whole genome shotgun sequence genome:
- the LOC113814725 gene encoding uncharacterized protein, producing MKLLMLQVLATAMVAVQACRERGECHELMHDVMHKENMMEIIGTCMEENGIVPDLGERRPGRGGRRGSRGGRRGKRSPRFMRFISTLPEENQTALAECIFEKEGLLTDDGLFDATTFKDDLIAKLEAADQTTEAEAMLAAIEDGDCVLEEGEPSLMVLFDFIGCLKDECEDATDPEAEEV from the exons ATGAAGCTGTTGATGCTGCAGGTGCTCGCCACCGCCATGGTGGCCGTTCAGGCTTGCAGAGAAAGGG GTGAATGCCACGAACTGATGCACGATGTGATGCACAAGGAAAACATGATGGAAATCATAGGAACCTGTATGGAGGAAAATGGAATCGTCCCTGACCTGGGAG AGCGCAGACCTGGTCGAGGTGGCCGCAGAGGCAGCAGAGGAGGCCGCAGAGGAAAGAGAAGTCCTCGTTTCATGCGCTTCATTTCAACTCTTCCTGAAGAAAATCAAACAGCCCTGGCCGAGTGCATCTTCGAAAAGGAAGGTCTTCTCACA GACGATGGTTTGTTCGATGCGACGACGTTCAAAGACGACTTGATCGCCAAGTTGGAAGCAGCAGACCAAACTACAGAAGCAGAAGCTATGCTGGCTGCCATTGAGGACGGAGACTGTGTGCTCGAAGAGGGCGAACCTAGC TTGATGGTGCTCTTCGATTTCATAGGATGCCTCAAAGATGAGTGTGAAGACGCAACCGATCCTGAAGCTGAAGAAGTATAA